The proteins below are encoded in one region of Plutella xylostella chromosome Z, ilPluXylo3.1, whole genome shotgun sequence:
- the LOC105397951 gene encoding uncharacterized protein LOC105397951 has translation MAGQVFRGATWWEWLVHTNDINELWKAQPTYLISQGVYMLAGLITFIHAFRKGGRWPWWWLATVLHGLYADNFWHFVVPEFDNFWHSQTPLMLLGARQPLHIILLYPAFLYHAAYAVSRLNLPSYAEPFAVGLATVLVDIPYDIVAVKFVHWTWHDTDPNIFDRHYFVPWNSYYFHAAFAASLFYFFTAIRAWLAPKVDKWDSAGFKTEVKAFLAAVALGMPGGVLMFVPLYHPLHDQHGLHSEVTFFALFALFAAAVVVGLVADREKVKTRLSSIDYVLIAQLALHYVIYLWFVVSWSPEREVSTGLHEPVGPCDQTASLVTPFGQTLYKRKYFCAENYDEAYFDFHCVGNRRPAHGATWYTICGTPFHNRVEYITVLSSILVLATGVFYALYFKTGPAAAPAPQKKQKTK, from the exons ATGGCGGGACAAGTTTTTCGCGGAGCCACT TGGTGGGAGTGGCTGGTGCACACAAACGATATCAATGAGCTATGGAAGGCTCAGCCCACGTACCTCATCTCACAGGGGGTGTACATGCTGGCTGGACTCATCACATTTATCCATG CCTTCAGGAAGGGCGGTCGCTGGCCGTGGTGGTGGCTAGCGACGGTGCTGCACGGGCTATACGCCGACAACTTCTGGCACTTCGTGGTGCCGGAGTTCGACAACTTCTGGCACTCGCAGACCCCGCTCATGCTGCTGGGTGCCCGCCAGCCGCTGCACATCATACTGTTGT ACCCTGCGTTCCTGTACCACGCTGCCTACGCGGTCTCCCGGCTGAACCTGCCGTCGTACGCGGAGCCGTTCGCCGTGGGCCTCGCCACCGTGCTCGTGGACATCCCGTACGACATCGTGGCCGTCAAGTTCGTGCACTGGACCTGGCACGACACCGACCCGAATATCTTTGACCG ACACTACTTCGTGCCATGGAACTCGTACTACTTCCACGCCGCGTTCGCCGCCAGTCTGTTCTACTTCTTCACGGCCATCCGCGCGTGGCTGGCGCCCAAGGTCGACAAGTGGGACTCTGCCGG CTTCAAGACGGAGGTGAAGGCGTTCCTAGCGGCAGTGGCGCTGGGCATGCCGGGCGGCGTGCTGATGTTCGTGCCGCTGTACCACCCGCTGCACGACCAGCACGGGCTGCACTCCGAGGTCACGTTCTTTGCCTTGTTCGCGCTgttcgccgccgccgtcgtgGTCGGCCTCGTGGCTGACAGGGAGAAGGTCAAGACTAG ACTATCATCCATCGACTACGTGCTAATAGCCCAGCTGGCGTTGCACTACGTGATCTACCTGTGGTTCGTGGTGAGCTGGTCGCCGGAGCGCGAGGTTTCCACCGGCCTGCATGAGCCTGTTGGGCCCTGCGACCAGACCGCCTCGCTTGTCACGCCCTTCGGACAG ACGCTGTACAAGCGCAAGTACTTCTGTGCCGAGAACTACGACGAGGCGTACTTCGACTTCCACTGCGTCGGCAACAGGCGGCCAGCTCATGGGGCCACCTGGTACACCATCTGTGGAACCCCCTTCCA CAACCGCGTGGAGTACATCACAGTGCTGTCGTCGATCCTGGTCCTGGCCACGGGGGTGTTCTACGCCCTGTACTTCAAGACCGGgccggccgccgcgcccgcgccacAGAAGAAGCAGAAAACTAAGTGA
- the LOC125491238 gene encoding uncharacterized protein LOC125491238, with translation MLSAAKVRIHGMQDENWVIKDKISQYRGLIKLYERDRKIHEGDLQKQKRRYSRDIRQLRKDISSKREELGVATQGDKQFLRNAFQEHRRLQLMYMNSNASKVLESIHQENFNRRKQLDRITYTKKIKMERFRMMQLEAAELRDRLLYEIAGKLPSEKKEQAVANYVQKANIKKNAALAIKVMYKKILDILKKDSIYFGVVLDALKLDCRAQGKCLMGATEMGQLAMEYLDDRKFEYNKLEKQIKMNMKERDRTLKLVRREVAFLTDSFPKLLRKEELGNLEELYVDEEAGSVHSTRRELDEVMAVCLRLQRATLVSSEDQILRRLQEQKYQTERLSTQLAVNTTRRDALLEGRKHAALMLDTLKNVGQEQTYAYVQEKKLLRERLEAEKKEESDLIKSLDEKGQLIINMKTSLQQINQLLSCVGAPPQPRAAPASAAVLQYAVEEDLQPVPVVETDLDKLIAECVKRLGVLTAAAARVEVTTAVRASAKQAYHQLLVASMRENYKEDTVVEGDLIEFEMEDPNVPNHQMIKLRSKQLVEAQVSEFDVPVAPSRK, from the exons atgttatcaGCAGCTAAAGTGCGTATACATGGCATGCAAGATGAGAACTGGGTCATCAAGGATAAAATCAGCCAGTACCGAGGCCTCATCAAACTATACG AGCGCGACCGCAAAATCCATGAGGGTGACCTTCAGAAGCAGAAGCGGCGGTACTCCCGCGACATCCGCCAGCTGCGCAAAGACATCTCTTCCAAGCGCGAAGAGCTCGGGGTCGCCACGCAAGGAGACAAGCAGTTTCTGAGGAATGCCTTCCAAGAGCACAGGCGCCTGCAGCTTATGTACATGAATAGTAATGCGAgt AAAGTGCTAGAGAGCATCCACCAGGAGAATTTTAACAGACGGAAGCAGCTGGACCGCATCACTTACACCAAGAAAATAAAGATGGAGAGGTTTCGAATGATGCAG CTGGAAGCTGCGGAGCTCCGTGATCGTCTGCTGTATGAGATCGCGGGCAAGCTGCCGAGCGAGAAGAAGGAGCAAGCCGTGGCCAACTACGTGCAGAAAGCCAACATCAAAAAGAACGCCGCTCTCGCCATCAAAGTCATGTACAAGAAGATCCTGGATATACTCAAGAAG GATAGCATCTACTTCGGAGTGGTGCTAGACGCTTTGAAGCTGGACTGCCGGGCGCAGGGCAAGTGCCTCATGGGAGCCACGGAGATGGGGCAACTGGCCATGGAGTATCTCGACGACCGCAAGTTTGAATACAACAAGTTAGAAAAACAGATCAAGATGAATATGAAAGAGAGGGACAGAACGTTGAAGCTGGTGCGGCGCGAGGTCGCCTTCTTGACGGACTCGTTCCCGAAATTGTTGAGGAAAGAG GAGCTGGGTAATCTGGAGGAGCTGTACGTGGACGAGGAGGCGGGCAGCGTGCACTCGACGCGCCGCGAGCTGGACGAGGTCATGGCCGTGTGTCTGCGGCTGCAGCGCGCCACGCTCGTCTCCTCCGAAGATCAGATACTCAGGAG GTTACAAGAGCAGAAGTACCAGACGGAGCGTCTGTCCACGCAGCTGGCGGTGAACACGACGCGGCGGGACGCGCTGCTGGAGGGGCGCAAGCACGCCGCCCTCATGCTCGACACGCTCAAGAACGTGGGGCAGGAGCAGACTTATGC TTACGTACAAGAGAAGAAATTGCTCCGCGAGCGACTGGAAGCTGAAAAGAAAGAAGAATCAGACCTCATCAAATCATTGGATGAAAAGGGACAACTCATCATAAACATGAAGACGTCGCTGCAACAGATAAATCAACTACTGTCTTGTGTCg GAGCCCCGCCGCAGCcccgcgcggcgccggcgtcCGCCGCGGTGCTGCAGTATGCCGTGGAGGAGGACCTCCAGCCCGTGCCAGTCGTCGAGACTGACT TGGACAAGTTGATAGCCGAGTGCGTGAAGCGCCTCGGGGTACTGACGGCCGCGGCGGCACGCGTGGAGGTGACGACGGCCGTGAGAGCCTCCGCCAAGCAGGCCTACCACCAGCTACTAGTCGCGTCCATGAGGGAAAACTATAAGGAGGACACCGTGGTTGAAGGAG ATCTCATAGAGTTCGAGATGGAGGACCCCAACGTGCCGAACCACCAGATGATCAAGCTGCGCAGCAAGCAACTAGTGGAAGCGCAGGTCAGCGAGTTCGACGTCCCCGTCGCGCCCTCGAGGAAGTAA
- the LOC125491184 gene encoding cold shock domain-containing protein E1, with product MSSNPQWKMFQPPDSHSSPLQDILDLQHPMQSKQGFRNGTYSSEYPSSPRDSYNNGGKMRDGGGNRFSLGMGNYNNLDSCPMGDSVGVYSPTSTNNSSSQQYDSVNHPPIRETGIIEKLLHSYGFIQCCERQARLFFHFSQFSGNIEHLKIGDPVEFEMTYDRRTGKPIASTVTKIAPEVVLSEARVTGTVTTEVKGEGSGDNTGRISYENRGECFFLPYTKDDVEGNVVLRTGDAVSFQIATNQRGTLGACHVRFENPVHPVKYHGVVCSKKENFGFIERADVVKEIFFHFSEAKTKEELALGDDVEFIIQTRNGKEVACNITKLPSGSVVFEDVSPEIMRGQVLKPLERGNLQRAQQNDPLPGRIRYRAADHSEVEVPFGDKDQCGEFTLRHGDWVQFQVATDRRDQLKRATNISLLDESFNVSGEKREQGVVCSLKEGFGFIRCVEREQKMFFHFAEVLRLGHELTVADEVEFTVDPVSSFSNTPQRQSAIRIKHLPSGSVTFETLLERAARGTIAKTPVDTNPGTISCQVNGAKKTVTYLAKNCESKMLPRVGDKVTFDIYQVKRTKELVAWSVQLQHSLSNGGPRALLLGFIAALKDGFGFIEAQDHTKEVFFHFSNLEGSADNLELGSEVEYSVGRGGGGGAGGCASAEYVRPLPKGSVPLAPPLQPTLSGSVTRTLRALNPDQSHYSGLIQVEGAASYEFGIMGLACKREILQVGDPVSFNADAEGRATNIVPIRKKRRATVDAIKGGFGFLSLDGEEGRRLFFHMSEVRGNPSDLAPGDSVEFAMLTNPRNGKSSACNVVKLSSGTPWGGKGTTPVRPERLAARLRPAAADEGSPRVVLLRAPRGPDGGRGFRARRPLAELLAE from the exons ATGTCCAGTAATCCTCAGTGGAAGATGTTCCAACCGCCAGATTCACATTCATCACCTTTGCAAGATATTTTAGATCTTCAGCATCCTATGCAATCCAAACAGGGGTTTCGAAATG GAACATACAGCAGTGAGTACCCAAGTTCACCAAGAGACAGCTACAATAATGGTGGAAAAATGCGGGATGGTGGTGGAAACCGTTTCTCACTAGGCATGGGGAACTACAACAACTTGGATTCATGCCCCATGGGGGACTCGGTGGGGGTCTACTCCCCAACATCTACAAACAACTCATCATCTCAACAATATGATTCTGTTAATCACCCACCTATTAGAGAAACTGGAATTATTGAAAAACTATTG CATTCATATGGATTCATACAATGCTGTGAGAGGCAAGCTCGTCTATTTTTCCACTTCAGTCAGTTTAGTGGAAACATTGAACATTTGAAAATTGGAGATCCAGTAGAATTCGAAATGACATATGACCGTAGGACTGGGAAACCTATTGCTTCAACTGTAACCAAGATAGCACCTGAAgtg GTACTAAGCGAGGCAAGGGTGACCGGAACTGTGACCACGGAGGTGAAAGGTGAAGGTTCTGGCGATAATACCGGGCGTATTTCATATGAGAATCGCGGCGAATGTTTCTTTTTGCCATACACTAAGGATGATGTGGAGGGTAATGTCGTGCTGAGGACCGGCGACGCCGTCAGCTTCCAAATTGCTACTAATCAGAG AGGCACTCTAGGCGCGTGCCACGTTCGCTTCGAGAACCCCGTACACCCGGTGAAGTACCACGGCGTAGTCTGCTCCAAGAAGGAGAACTTCGGCTTCATTGAACGCGCCGACGTCGTTAAAGAGATTTTCTTTCACTTCTCTGAGGCCAAGACCAAGGAGGAACTGGCTTTAGGCGATGATGTCGAGTTCATTATCCAAACTAGGAAC GGGAAAGAGGTTGCTTGCAATATAACGAAGCTGCCAAGTGGATCTGTGGTGTTTGAGGACGTGAGCCCCGAGATCATGCGCGGGCAGGTGTTGAAGCCACTGGAGAGAGGAAACCTGCAGCGCGCGCAGCAAAACGACCCACTGCCAGGCCGCATCCGGTACCGCGCCGCGGACCACTCCGAAGTAGAG GTGCCTTTCGGCGATAAAGATCAGTGCGGCGAATTCACGTTGCGCCACGGGGACTGGGTGCAGTTCCAAGTGGCCACCGACCGCCGGGACCAACTCAAACGCGCCACCAATATCTCTCTACTTGACGAGTCTTTCAACGTGTCTGGCGAGAA GAGGGAGCAGGGGGTGGTGTGCTCGCTGAAGGAAGGGTTCGGGTTCATTCGCTGCGTGGAGCGAGAGCAGAAGATGTTCTTCCACTTCGCCGAGGTCCTTCGTCTTGGACACGAACTCACCGTAGCTGACGAG GTGGAGTTCACCGTGGACCCGGTGTCGTCGTTCTCGAACACGCCGCAGCGGCAGTCGGCCATCCGCATCAAGCACCTGCCCAGCGGCAGCGTGACCTTCGAGACGCTGCTCGAGCGCGCCGCCCGCGGAACGATCGCCAAGACGCCCGTG GACACCAACCCGGGCACTATATCTTGCCAAGTGAACGGCGCAAAGAAGACGGTTACATATCTGGCCAAGAACTGTGAGTCGAAGATGTTGCCGCGGGTCGGGGACAAGGTCACCTTCGACATTTACCAG GTGAAGCGCACCAAAGAGCTGGTGGCGTGGAGCGTGCAGCTGCAGCACAGCCTCAGCAACGGCGGGCCGCGCGCGCTGCTGCTCGGCTTCATCGCCGCGCTGAAGGACGGCTTCGGCTTCATCGAGGCGCAGGACCACACCAAGGAGGTGTTCTTCCACTTTAG CAACCTGGAGGGCAGCGCGGACAACCTCGAGCTCGGCAGCGAGGTGGAGTACAGCgtggggcgcggcggcggcggcggcgcgggcggctgCGCCAGCGCCGAGTACGTGCGCCCGCTGCCCAAGGGCTCCGTCCCGCTGGCGCCGCCGCTGCAGCCGACGCTCTCGGGCAGCGTCACCAGGACTCTGAGGGCGCTTAACCCGGACCAGTCGCATTATTCTG GTCTAATCCAAGTGGAAGGTGCCGCGTCGTACGAGTTCGGCATCATGGGGCTGGCGTGCAAGCGCGAGATCCTGCAGGTGGGCGACCCGGTCAGCTTCAACGCGGACGCGGAGGGCCGCGCCACCAACATCGTGCCTATTAGGAAAAAGCGGCGCGCTACTGTCGATGCTATCAAAG GTGGATTCGGTTTCCTGTCGCTAGACGGCGAGGAGGGGCGGCGGCTGTTCTTCCACATGTCGGAGGTGCGCGGCAACCCGTCGGACCTGGCGCCCGGCGACTCGGTCGAGTTCGCCATGCTCACCAACCCGAGGAATGGCAAGTCGTCCGCTTGCAACGTCGTCAAACTCAG TAGCGGCACGCCGTGGGGCGGCAAGGGCACGACGCCGGTGCGGCCGGAGCGGCTGGCGGCGCGGCTGCGGCCCGCGGCGGCGGACGAGGGCTCCCCGCGCGTGGTGCTCCTGCGCGCGCCGCGCGGGCCCGACGGCGGCCGCGGCTTCCGCGCCCGGCGCCCGCTCGCCG aACTTCTCGCCGAGTGA